A genomic stretch from Candidatus Omnitrophota bacterium includes:
- the mreD gene encoding rod shape-determining protein MreD gives MKKPGLILIILLLAFLQANILDSFRLFSFKPDLLLGVSVFAVLNTCGYWPFIFALLCGLLKDSLSYAAFGLNIFSFCLISVTVTILNKGMYFDSQSNYIPIVFACALFNSLVNYAYLFRQLSLPAFLSVSFVSAVYTTIAAVLIFKFLRGFSVNPS, from the coding sequence GTGAAAAAGCCCGGTTTAATACTGATCATTCTCCTGCTTGCTTTTCTGCAGGCGAATATACTGGATTCTTTCCGGCTGTTCTCCTTTAAGCCGGACCTCCTGCTTGGTGTTTCGGTCTTTGCCGTCTTGAATACCTGCGGATACTGGCCGTTCATATTTGCCTTGCTTTGCGGGCTGCTAAAGGATTCTTTGAGCTATGCCGCGTTCGGGCTGAATATCTTTTCCTTTTGCCTCATATCCGTGACTGTCACCATTTTGAACAAGGGGATGTATTTTGATTCGCAGAGCAATTACATCCCGATCGTGTTCGCCTGCGCTCTGTTCAATTCTCTGGTCAATTACGCCTATTTATTCCGGCAGTTAAGTTTACCCGCGTTTTTAAGTGTTTCTTTTGTTTCCGCGGTTTATACTACGATAGCCGCGGTCCTCATTTTCAAGTTTTTACGCGGGTTTTCCGTTAACCCGTCCTGA
- a CDS encoding sensor domain-containing diguanylate cyclase codes for MKGSGGSAFNSMGIKRKMRISFALMSIIPLLMLLNYIFPNSALHFTNSVLIFLITVTLVVFGFLIIKHIVDSVFRVSSAAKVMAGGDYNHKIPSSEKDEVGDISQALNHLTAEIRKDVDELSRLLQKVSKLEIRDPLTGLFNEKYIRQQLDEEIKRALIYQRPCGFIILEVDNFGSFHKSFGDIAVEAVLKKAASLFKDSVSSIDKVARFGDNQFAVVLPEKNKRSCQEAAEYIRKKVESAFKGEKDEHQRITISAGISENPLDGTSAKELIDKAEEALDRARNKGGNQCLFAE; via the coding sequence ATGAAAGGGTCTGGAGGTTCGGCTTTTAATTCCATGGGCATTAAGCGCAAGATGAGGATCTCTTTCGCGCTTATGTCCATAATACCTTTGCTTATGCTGTTGAATTACATATTTCCCAACAGCGCCCTGCATTTCACTAATTCAGTATTGATCTTTTTGATCACGGTCACGCTGGTGGTCTTCGGGTTCCTTATCATAAAGCACATCGTTGATTCGGTATTCAGGGTCAGCTCCGCCGCCAAGGTAATGGCCGGCGGAGACTATAACCACAAGATACCATCATCAGAGAAGGATGAGGTGGGCGATATCAGCCAGGCGCTCAACCACCTGACCGCTGAGATACGCAAAGATGTGGATGAGTTGAGCCGGCTCTTGCAGAAGGTGAGCAAGCTTGAAATAAGGGACCCTCTGACCGGGTTGTTCAATGAGAAATATATAAGGCAGCAGCTGGATGAAGAGATCAAAAGGGCGCTTATCTATCAGCGCCCCTGCGGGTTTATAATTTTAGAGGTTGATAATTTCGGCAGTTTCCACAAGAGTTTCGGCGATATAGCGGTGGAGGCAGTCCTGAAGAAGGCCGCCTCTTTGTTTAAAGACAGCGTTTCCAGCATTGATAAAGTTGCCAGGTTCGGCGACAACCAATTCGCGGTCGTCCTGCCGGAAAAGAATAAACGCAGCTGCCAGGAGGCGGCGGAGTACATCAGGAAGAAGGTTGAGTCCGCGTTCAAGGGAGAAAAGGACGAGCATCAAAGGATCACTATAAGCGCTGGGATCTCTGAAAACCCCCTGGACGGCACAAGCGCTAAGGAGCTGATAGATAAAGCGGAAGAAGCATTGGACAGGGCAAGAAACAAAGGAGGCAACCAGTGCCTTTTCGCAGAATAA
- the rodA gene encoding rod shape-determining protein RodA encodes MRYLAARTLFAVVVIMLLGLLTLYAITDRDADFLKKQIFLKQLNWALAGIAAMVIFSNIHYIRLWDFSYPLFGVSVFLLVLVLFRGDARMGAQRWFSFGEISFQPSEFTKIAVILFLSRYFGSKASFDTHAKRQNLFNSFILPFSAICVPIALIFIQPDLGTAIVYFVIVIVMMFITGVKLRYLAMFTGALLLSLPLGWHLLKDYQKDRLLVFINPNIDPLGAGYTIIQSKIAIGSGVLFGKGLLGSTQSQLKFLPESHTDFIFASFAEQWGFLGSAALILLYFLIIRFGLQVAEKNSDPFGKFLAYGITSLWALHVAVNIAMTAGFAPVVGITLPLMSYGGSSLLVNCISLGILFNISKNRAVF; translated from the coding sequence ATGAGATATCTGGCTGCCAGGACGCTGTTTGCCGTAGTCGTGATCATGCTTTTGGGCCTGCTTACTCTTTACGCTATTACAGACAGGGACGCGGATTTTCTGAAAAAACAGATCTTCCTGAAACAGCTCAATTGGGCGCTTGCCGGCATCGCGGCGATGGTTATATTTTCCAATATTCATTATATACGGCTTTGGGATTTTTCCTATCCCTTGTTCGGCGTCTCGGTATTTTTGCTTGTGCTTGTCCTGTTCAGGGGGGACGCGCGCATGGGCGCCCAGAGATGGTTTTCTTTCGGAGAGATCAGTTTTCAGCCGTCTGAATTCACCAAGATCGCCGTTATACTCTTTTTATCTCGCTACTTCGGCAGCAAGGCGTCATTTGATACTCACGCGAAACGGCAGAATCTGTTCAATTCATTCATCCTGCCGTTTTCGGCTATCTGCGTGCCTATCGCCCTGATCTTTATTCAGCCGGACCTGGGCACGGCGATCGTGTATTTCGTCATAGTCATAGTCATGATGTTCATAACCGGTGTCAAGCTTAGATACCTGGCGATGTTTACCGGCGCGCTGCTTTTATCTTTGCCTTTGGGCTGGCATTTGCTTAAGGATTATCAGAAAGACAGGCTGCTGGTATTTATTAATCCCAATATAGACCCTTTGGGCGCCGGTTATACCATAATCCAGTCAAAGATCGCGATCGGCTCAGGGGTCCTTTTCGGCAAGGGGCTGCTCGGCAGCACGCAGAGCCAGTTGAAATTCCTTCCGGAGAGCCATACGGATTTCATCTTTGCCTCTTTCGCGGAACAGTGGGGGTTTTTAGGGTCGGCTGCGCTGATCCTGCTGTACTTTTTGATCATAAGGTTCGGGCTTCAGGTGGCGGAAAAAAACAGCGACCCCTTCGGTAAGTTCCTGGCGTACGGGATCACTTCTTTATGGGCGCTGCACGTGGCGGTAAATATAGCGATGACCGCGGGGTTCGCGCCCGTAGTCGGCATCACCCTGCCGCTTATGAGCTACGGCGGGTCATCGTTGCTGGTCAACTGCATCAGTTTAGGGATATTGTTTAATATAAGTAAAAATAGAGCGGTGTTTTGA
- the mrdA gene encoding penicillin-binding protein 2 — protein sequence MRERILHISAAAVFSFLLLGIFYTQILRGGYYTNLSKRNCIRVIPQKGARGRIIDRNGIVVVDNYLSFDVVALPQELTDKERSIPKLASLIGTTAENIKGIIKKDFTAPFAPITIKEDIPQSTMMLLKEAGFELPGIEIQALPRRHYPFGSAAAHAIGYLGYIDRSRFMKLKAYGYEMEDIVGYSGVEEQCEKFLGAVDGGKQIEVDHRGRFVRLLGYKNARDGKDVKLTIDLKMQQIVEEVLAGHKGAIVVIEPNTGEVLAMASFPNFNPNVFIKRSLKAQLKEALTGRSSPLLNRAIGGQYAPGSIFKIVVAAAALELNKIGLNTSFNCPGYFQVGSREFGCWDTHGWQNIIAALTHSCDTFFYNTGLLLGADNIAAYAVKFGIGRPSGIDLPYEPSGVLPSPMWKKLRQFKGWYPGDTVNLSIGQGDLMMTPLQAAVMTAAIANGGRLIKPYIISEVDGKAFTRGRSTPLSLKKETIKYIRSGLKGVVDSESGTASILSGIPGLTVSGKTGTAQVGSRQPHAWFVGYSPQEGAKAAFCVFLENAGSSTYACALARTLLERFAKEGLL from the coding sequence ATGCGCGAAAGAATATTGCACATATCCGCGGCAGCCGTGTTTTCCTTCCTGCTGCTGGGGATCTTTTACACGCAGATATTAAGGGGCGGTTATTATACTAATTTAAGCAAGAGGAACTGCATAAGGGTCATACCGCAGAAGGGCGCCAGGGGCAGGATCATTGACAGGAACGGGATCGTTGTCGTGGACAACTATCTTTCTTTTGATGTCGTAGCCCTGCCGCAGGAGTTGACCGACAAGGAAAGGTCAATACCCAAACTTGCCTCCCTGATCGGCACGACCGCCGAGAATATCAAGGGCATAATAAAGAAGGATTTTACCGCGCCTTTCGCCCCCATTACTATCAAGGAAGACATACCGCAGTCAACGATGATGCTCTTAAAGGAGGCGGGCTTTGAGCTTCCCGGCATAGAGATACAGGCGCTGCCCAGGAGGCATTACCCTTTTGGCAGCGCGGCCGCTCACGCTATCGGTTACCTGGGCTATATCGACCGCAGCCGCTTCATGAAGCTCAAGGCCTACGGTTACGAGATGGAGGACATAGTCGGCTATTCCGGAGTTGAGGAGCAGTGCGAAAAATTCTTAGGCGCTGTTGACGGCGGAAAACAGATAGAGGTTGACCATAGGGGAAGATTCGTAAGATTATTGGGTTATAAAAATGCCCGCGACGGCAAGGATGTAAAGCTCACCATAGACCTTAAGATGCAGCAGATAGTTGAAGAGGTCCTGGCCGGGCATAAAGGGGCGATAGTGGTCATAGAGCCGAATACGGGAGAGGTCCTGGCAATGGCCAGCTTCCCCAACTTTAACCCCAATGTTTTTATTAAACGCTCCTTAAAGGCGCAATTAAAGGAGGCGTTGACCGGCCGCAGTTCTCCGCTTTTAAACCGCGCCATAGGCGGGCAATACGCTCCGGGTTCCATATTCAAGATCGTAGTGGCTGCTGCCGCGCTTGAGTTGAACAAGATAGGCCTGAATACCTCCTTCAACTGCCCCGGGTATTTTCAAGTCGGTTCGCGGGAATTCGGCTGTTGGGATACGCATGGTTGGCAGAACATAATCGCGGCGCTCACGCATTCATGCGACACGTTTTTTTATAATACCGGGCTTTTGCTCGGCGCCGACAACATAGCCGCGTATGCCGTCAAGTTCGGTATCGGCCGCCCCAGCGGCATAGACCTGCCTTATGAGCCGTCCGGCGTCCTGCCTTCGCCCATGTGGAAGAAATTGAGGCAGTTTAAGGGCTGGTATCCGGGAGATACGGTGAATCTTTCCATAGGGCAGGGAGATCTGATGATGACGCCTCTTCAGGCGGCGGTAATGACCGCGGCCATAGCCAACGGCGGGCGGCTGATAAAACCATACATTATAAGCGAGGTGGACGGGAAGGCGTTTACGCGCGGCAGATCAACGCCTCTGTCATTGAAGAAGGAGACGATCAAGTATATCCGCAGCGGATTAAAGGGGGTCGTTGATTCCGAATCAGGCACAGCGTCCATACTTTCCGGCATACCCGGACTGACTGTTTCCGGCAAGACCGGCACAGCGCAGGTCGGCAGCAGGCAGCCGCACGCCTGGTTTGTGGGTTACAGCCCTCAAGAGGGCGCCAAGGCCGCCTTCTGCGTATTCCTTGAGAATGCCGGATCAAGCACATATGCCTGCGCGCTTGCCAGGACGCTGCTGGAAAGGTTCGCGAAAGAGGGGCTGCTATGA
- a CDS encoding TIGR03960 family B12-binding radical SAM protein, whose amino-acid sequence MENDYLLNVQRPARYIGGEWNVHHKDTADADVKFALCFPDIYEIGMSNLGLRVLYDLLNRQDGVSCERCFCPWHDMRKAIREKLSESPYLCSLESALPLKEFDIVGFSISYELGFTNVLTMLSLAGIPLLSADRNEGGPLVIAGGQASLNPEPLADFIDAFIVGEGEEVILELVREYERQKGRTRSRDELLRCLSDIEGVYVPSIRKEGPFSVKKRVLSDLDSAPFPEQWLVPYLQIVHDRVCVEVMRGCGNRCRFCQGRAQYYPYRVKNVDTARSQVRAALRSSGYEEFSLLGLSVGDLPGLARFIQSLSEEFKDTGVNISLPSLKAKDFLKGIPLELSLARKATLTFAPEAGTERLRGIIGKDLKIEDLFSVAESAYKAGYRHIKLYFMIGLPTESEADLDGIADLAKEISELRRKARGGPADVHLSVATFIPKPHTPFQWLAMEGKDSIISKQRYLRGCIARRSSRIKLSFHNTDSAVIEAALCRGGRNLGAVIMKAWQYGACFDGWDEFLNVDAWNRAFNDNGLDLEGHASRPRMLNEALPWDHIDVGISKELLKSEFREALGSSE is encoded by the coding sequence ATGGAAAATGATTATTTATTAAATGTGCAGCGGCCGGCGAGGTATATCGGCGGCGAATGGAACGTTCATCATAAGGACACCGCTGATGCCGATGTAAAATTCGCGCTGTGTTTTCCTGATATATATGAGATCGGCATGAGCAACCTGGGGCTGCGCGTTTTATACGATCTGCTGAACAGGCAGGATGGCGTATCGTGCGAAAGATGCTTCTGCCCCTGGCACGATATGCGCAAGGCGATCAGGGAAAAACTATCCGAGAGCCCGTACCTGTGTTCCCTGGAATCAGCCCTGCCATTGAAAGAATTTGACATAGTCGGCTTTTCCATATCGTATGAACTTGGCTTTACCAATGTGCTTACGATGTTGTCTCTCGCGGGCATACCGCTTTTATCCGCGGACAGGAATGAAGGCGGCCCTTTGGTCATTGCCGGCGGGCAGGCATCCTTGAACCCCGAACCCTTAGCCGATTTTATTGACGCCTTTATAGTCGGCGAAGGTGAAGAAGTGATCCTGGAACTGGTCCGTGAATACGAAAGGCAGAAGGGGAGAACGCGTTCGCGCGATGAATTATTGCGCTGCCTGTCGGATATTGAAGGCGTGTATGTGCCTTCTATACGCAAAGAAGGCCCCTTTTCCGTTAAGAAGCGCGTGCTTAGCGATCTTGATAGCGCGCCTTTTCCCGAGCAATGGCTTGTTCCTTATCTGCAGATAGTCCACGACAGGGTCTGTGTTGAGGTAATGCGCGGCTGCGGTAACCGCTGCCGTTTCTGCCAGGGCAGGGCGCAGTATTATCCCTATAGAGTGAAGAATGTAGATACGGCGCGTTCTCAGGTGAGGGCGGCGCTCCGTTCTTCAGGATACGAAGAATTTTCACTTTTGGGGCTTTCGGTGGGAGATCTTCCCGGACTGGCGCGATTCATACAGTCATTGTCCGAAGAATTCAAAGATACGGGGGTGAATATATCATTGCCCTCTTTGAAGGCAAAGGATTTTCTCAAGGGCATACCGCTTGAGTTATCTTTGGCGAGAAAGGCCACCTTGACCTTTGCCCCTGAGGCGGGGACAGAGAGGCTGCGCGGGATCATCGGCAAGGATCTTAAGATAGAGGACTTATTCAGCGTGGCTGAATCGGCATATAAAGCGGGATACCGGCATATCAAATTGTATTTTATGATCGGCCTGCCTACCGAATCCGAGGCGGACCTGGACGGCATTGCCGATCTGGCGAAGGAGATCTCAGAATTAAGGCGAAAGGCCCGCGGGGGGCCGGCCGATGTGCATTTAAGCGTCGCGACTTTTATACCTAAGCCGCATACACCTTTTCAATGGCTGGCTATGGAGGGCAAGGATTCGATCATTTCAAAACAGCGGTATTTGCGCGGCTGTATCGCCAGGCGCTCATCAAGGATAAAGTTAAGCTTTCACAATACGGATTCCGCGGTCATAGAGGCGGCGTTGTGCCGCGGCGGCAGGAATCTGGGAGCTGTTATTATGAAGGCGTGGCAGTACGGCGCCTGTTTTGACGGCTGGGATGAATTCCTGAATGTTGATGCCTGGAACAGGGCGTTTAATGATAACGGGCTGGACCTGGAAGGCCACGCGTCAAGGCCGCGGATGCTGAATGAGGCATTGCCCTGGGACCATATTGATGTGGGGATAAGCAAGGAGCTGCTTAAGAGCGAATTCAGAGAGGCGCTGGGAAGCAGCGAGTAA